ggatcgaacccgggtctccggcgctgcattcgctgtaaggcagcaactctcccgctgcacctGTGGGAGTTGTAGATATCTCGGGTCGGGCCGGgtttacctgggcttacctgggcttacctgggcttacctgggcttacctgggttTACCTGGATCAGGGCGCTCCTGGACTTACAACctgtggactggactttgcacTTTGAACAGTTTGTGTTTTCTGTTGTTtcctttcctttctttttttcttttcttttcttgttGTCTAATTGCGCCAACATTGTGCTAACTGTGCatttgtggattgtgcaaaacaattcCACTGTCCCGTGCATACTTAACACTAGAAACCATTGAGCATATGagggcggctcggtggcgcagcggtagagttgctgcctcacagctccacacacccgggttccatcctgactacgggtgctgcctgtacggagcttggaagttttccctgtgaccgcgtgggttttctccgggtgcttcagtttccacctacactccaaagacgtttgcaggtaaattggtttctgtagaaatgttaaattgaccctagtgtgtaatatagtgctagtgcatggggtgatcgctgattggcatggactcggtgggccgaagggcctgtttccatgctgaatctctgaagcctaaagtctaaaggaagcTATACTTCCTCTTGCAccacctaaagttgcaggacaacgtgttctatttgtttgtgcacgtcgggttgattgcattagttgaaacagggtggaccacgtgaaggttgcaatctccctgcCCAAGGAAGCTACAGAAGCATTTgcacagatatatggataagaacggtttagagggatacgggccaaatgcaggcaaatgggaccagcccagaatgcccacttggtcagcatggaccaggtgggccgaagggcctgtttctgtgctgcacagttCTATGACTTCAGTTCCGCATTCAACGCTTGTTTTTAATGGAGTAAAGGTATACCACAGGAATGATGAGCTCACTCTGGGAGAGGAATTGGTCTGAGCTACCTGGTCACACCTGGTCTACGTCGCATCTCAGCGCCCTCTGCTGGAGAGACAAACGATGCACACCCAGGTGAGTTGAGAccactgtgttcaaaagggaactgcagacgctggaatatcgaaggtacacaaaattgctggggaaactcagcgggtgcagcagcatctatggagcgaaggaaataggcgacgtttcgagccgaaacccttcttcagactgatggggggtggggggggggagaaagaaggaaaaggggaggaggaggaggagcccgagggcgggcggatgggagggtgggaggagacagctagagggttaaggaaggggaggagacagcaagggctagcaaaattagcCGAGTTGAGACCACTGCTGTGGCCTCCCTGGAACCTTGCAATGCCCAATGCAGGAACACATTCCACACTGGGACTGagtgcagtaaagggcctgtcccacttacgcgtccttggctcgTGGTCGCGTAatgtgcgtgccaaggacacgtaagtgggacaggcccttaagactcctGAGAGAAGGAGGCCCATGTTACTCCAGCTAGacgcacaaagctggagtaactcagcgggacaggcaacatctctggagagaaggaatgggtgacgtttccggtctagacccatcttcagagtgagagtcaggggagagggggacatggagatatggaagggtgaggtgtgaaaacgagagatcaaaggggacggcgATAAAGGATCATTGGATCATtgtttagctgaggggaaggtgacaccgTGGCGTACcatcagtaacatttaatcaggaggtcaGTAAAGCTAGTCGGCGAATTAAGATGGGGAAGGaacggaaagagagggaaaggaagggttacttgaagttagagaaatcaatattgacataaaaacagtttttatccacgagtagttgctctactcaacagccaaaaatctgtagactccctttgatctggtattttgttggttcacatgtttgatcaatggtgttttatcattaatgttttattattattaatgtttagtgttttctgagtcattcgtaactgtcactgtatgtcatgttgttacttgtggatggagcaccaaggcaaattccttgtatgcgaatacttggccaaatatgaggtgctgttcctccaatttacgctgggcctcactctgacggtggaggaggcccaggattacATTGAGGCTGTGGACCGGACACCCTGATAACAAACTTCagctaaatttagtttagagatacagcacggaaatagagccttcggcccaatgaccagcgatccctgtacactaacactatcctacacactagggacaatttacacatacaccaagccaattaacctacaaacccgcgcgtctttggagtgtgggaggaaatcggagcacccggagaaaacccacgcaggccgcggggagaatgtacaaacttcatacagactgcacccgtggtcaggattgaacccgggactctggcgctgtgaggcagcagctctacccgctgcgccaccgtgccgccctccgtTTCTTTTAGaggagcggtagagctgctgccttacaaatgaattgtaaatgttgtgatagtcccagcctcaactatctcctctggcagctcgttccatacaacccaACGTTGcctctcaggtccctattaaatctttccactctcaccttaaaggccAGCGTGGTGGAACCAAGGTAACTTTAtgctgaggaaggaactgcagatgctggtttacatctggtcgaaaacacacaaaatgctggagtaactcagcgggacaggcagcatctcttgagaagtctgaagaagggtctcgacccaaaacatcatccattccttctctccagagatcataagatcatatgtaataggagcagaattaggccattcggcccatcaagtctactccaccattcaatcatggctgatctatctctccctcctaaccccattctcctgccttttccccataacctctgacacccgcactaatcaaaaatctatctctgccttaaaaatatccattgacttgtggcctccactgatgctgcctgtcccgctgagttactccagcattttgtgtctatctgcggtactTCATGTCCAGTTGACCTCTGTATCTCTGGGACATGCGTGGCCTGACCCTGCCTCCTCGCCCTGAAGGAAGCGGCGACAGGAGGCAAGGAGTTAACGATGGAagtggcggagagagagagagagagacgggacggGCAGGGGGTGGAATGTAACCCTCTGGTGTTGAAAGAGGGCCCGCCTCGCGGGGTCCCACCCCGGCAACGCCTTTAATACGGGGTAGAGTTGGGGTCGGGGCTGGCAGGAGAGTTTGGCCAGTATTGGAGTCGCGTTGGTCCGGAGAGTTTGGCCAGTGCTGACCTCCCGTTGGCCGGAGTTGTGGCCAGTACTGTCCTCCCGCGGGTCCGGGAGAGAAGGAGAGTGAGAGCCGGCGTGGACGGCGCTTGGAGCGGGTCACCATGCCCGGCCCGGCCGTGGACGCGGACGGAGCCTGTGACGAGGGCGAGGGGCCGGAGCGGCGGCCGGGGGAGCGGAGGGGCAGAGGCCGGGGGTCAGCGGTAGAGGCCGGGCCGGGCCAGGGGCCGGACAGTCGGGGCAAGAAGCGCTGCCGGCCCGTGCGCTCGAAGGCGCGGCGAGTCGCGGCCAATGTCCGGGAGAGGAAGCGCATCGTGGATTACAACGAAGCGTTTAACGCGCTGCGGCTCAGCCTGAGACATGACCTGAACGGCAAGCGCCTGTCCAAGATCGCCACTCTGCGCAGAGCCATCAGCAAGATCGCCAGCCTGTCCTCACTGTTGCGCTCAGACCACTGCTGCCCCGGCCTCCCGCCGCCTCTCGGGCACCCTGGACCCCCGGACTACACCCACCCCGGACCCCCGGCACCCCGCTTCCCCGAACCCCCCTTCTACCTctcaccgccgccgccgccgctcagCTTCCCGGAGCCCGAGCCGCCGATGCCCGCGGCCCCGCTCTGTCCCGGCTCCAGGGCCGGTTGTCACCAGAGACACCTCGACACGTTGGCCGAATCCTCGCTACCCCTCGCCTGGCATTTCAACTACTTCCCCGGCGCCGGCTACCAACACACACTGCCCATGCACTGAGCGCCGCCAACACAGGGTGTGGAGCTGGGCTGGAGATACTCgctgcccggcccggcccggcccggcactCTCCCTGCCGCCGGCTACACTCACCGGACAAAGCGCTGGACAACGTTACTGCCGCTCACAGATCACCGCCGCCACCCGGACCGTGAAACGGGCAACGATTGAACTGGAACAGCGGGTCGTTTGAGGACCAACTTGGGGCGGATGTTTGGCGCAAAGACTCTAGACTGACATCAGGAGGGTTGCGATCACATCTCTGGTCCAGTCGGCAGCttgaacagacagacagacagacacacaaactgctgaagaaaggtcccgaaccgaaacatcacacacccatgttctccacagatgctgcctgtcccgctgagtgactccagctctttgtgtctatcttcggtgtaaaccagcatctgcagttccttcctacacgggacaggcggtgtgtgtgtgtgtgtgtgtgtgtgagaagcgGCAACAATAAACTACCTTTATCCCTGTGGTTACGATCTGAATTCTCTGTAAATTCCAAGCGCAGTCACTGTGGAGGCGCCTTGACCACTGTTGAACCTGTTTGAAGTTAGTTTCAAATGAACCGCCGCGATTCCGATTCTGACCGCGCGTCGGGGCCGGTCTGTTACTCCGGGTTTGGGTCAATAGATGAAGGTCAGACAAAGGCTGCAAGATGGTAGATTCCGCACAGAGacgcacagatagacacagtcggGAAACGACACTTtttattagtgcgggtgtcagtggttatggggagaaggcgggagaatgggctaggagagagagatagaccagccatgattgaatggcgctgttgacttgaaggaccgaatggcctcactctgctcctatcatatgAACCTATGAcctgaggaactgtagatgctggaaacttgcgtaaaacacgaagtgctggaggaactcagcgggtcaggcagcgtccgtgtggggaatggacagaccgaagaagggtcccaaaccgtcacctatccatgttctccacagatgctgcctgacccgctgagttacaacatagaaacatagaaaaataggtgcaggagtaggccattcggataaatgcccagtctcttgcccagaatcgagaaccagagggcagaggttcaatgtgagggttgggggtgggggtaggggataggggtggggttgggggggggggggtgtgggtggggttgggggtggggttgggggggggggagggggggggggtgagggtgggggtgggcgaggaggtggggtggggtggggggggggtaggggataggggtggggttgggggtggggggtgtgggtaggggtgggggtgggggtggggttggggggggtgagggtggggggtgggggggggtaggtggggtggggtgggggtgggggtaggggtgggggtgggggggtgaggcagcttctgatACAGCGGCCGGAATAACATGGACGAAAAGTCACTGCAGTCTGGAATTAAAACTCTTTAGCAGGGAGTCATAAATTCACAAGTTCATAAATCCAtgtgatttagttcagtttagagaaacaggctcttcggccccttacaaccctgcatgtctttggagtgtgggaggaaaccgaagatctcggagtaaacgcacgtaggtcacggggagaacgtgcaaactccgtacagacagcacctgtagtcaggatcgaacccgggtctctggcgctgtgagacagcaactctaccgctgcgccaccgtgcgacccctgccccataacccctggcatcaAGCAGTGTGTGTGGAAGATCTCTCCTAGTTCTGACTAAACGTTgagcgtgtaggaaagaactgcagatgctggtttaaaccacaagatgctggagtaactcagcgggacaggcaacatctctggagagaagaaataggtgacatttcttcggtctgaagaaggatctcgacccgaagcgtcacccattccttctctccagagatgctgcctgtcccgctgagttgctccagcacctgtGTCTAAAGTTGAGCGCGTTTCTCTCCCCATGGATGCTGTcccacctgctgagtgtttctgggTATTCGCTGCGTTTAGATATCGTCATGATGTCGATTTCTGTCCAAGCTCGTCGGTGGCTAGAGTAATTCAGAGAGATCGCACCTGGCCTGTTTCTTTAAATTCATTCCTAATTATTCCAATGCTTGCATATGGgcacatcaatggatatttttaaggcagagatagatagattcttgatcagtacgggtgccaggggttatggggagaaggcgggagaatggggttaggagggtgagatagatcagccatgattgaatggaggagtagacttgatgggccgaatggtctaattcttctcctatcacttatgaatgaatgaacatcccagtgtgggtttgtgggttaattggctccagtgagcagggagtggaggagaaactgggataacacggaattagtgtgaacggccattccagattcaggggc
Above is a genomic segment from Amblyraja radiata isolate CabotCenter1 chromosome 28, sAmbRad1.1.pri, whole genome shotgun sequence containing:
- the bhlha9 gene encoding class A basic helix-loop-helix protein 9 — translated: MPGPAVDADGACDEGEGPERRPGERRGRGRGSAVEAGPGQGPDSRGKKRCRPVRSKARRVAANVRERKRIVDYNEAFNALRLSLRHDLNGKRLSKIATLRRAISKIASLSSLLRSDHCCPGLPPPLGHPGPPDYTHPGPPAPRFPEPPFYLSPPPPPLSFPEPEPPMPAAPLCPGSRAGCHQRHLDTLAESSLPLAWHFNYFPGAGYQHTLPMH